One genomic window of Salvelinus alpinus chromosome 9, SLU_Salpinus.1, whole genome shotgun sequence includes the following:
- the asb13b gene encoding ankyrin repeat and SOCS box protein 13: MEITRARPSLFGDIAHGLGFWTDRSAVHEAAAQGKALQLQKLIQGGAAVNIVAVDSITPLHEACIQGQTQCVRLLLDAGAHVDARNIDGSTPLCDACAAGSLECVKLLIQHGATVNPPLFTFSPLHEACMGGNSDCVQLMIDVGALMEAHDCHFGTPLHVACARQHFDCAKVLLNAGANVNAAKLHETALHHAAKVKNVDLIELLIEFGGNIYARDNLGKKPINYTSQGSPTNICLEFYENTPLSLQQISRIALRTALGRRALDDVSKLGLPNRITCYLSYQPPPDLDFDYF, from the exons ATGGAGATTACTCGTGCCAGACCATCGCTGTTTGGAGATATAG CTCATGGCCTGGGGTTCTGGACAGACCGTTCGGCGGTACACGAGGCAGCAGCCCAGGGCAAGGCTCTTCAGCTACAGAAGCTGATCCAGGGAGGGGCAGCAGTCAACATAGTGGCTGTGGACTCCATAACCCCCCTCCACGAGGCCTGcatacagggacagacacagTGTGTCCGGTTGCTGTTGGATGCTGGCGCTCAC gTGGATGCGCGGAACATTGACGGCAGTACCCCTCTGTGCGATGCCTGCGCTGCGGGTAGCCTGGAGTGTGTGAAACTACTCATACAGCACGGGGCTACGGTCAACCCTCCGCTGTTCACCTTCTCACCCCTCCACGAGGCCTGCATGGGGG gtaACTCTGACTGCGTTCAGCTCATGATAGATGTGGGAGCTCTGATGGAGGCCCATGACTGCCACTTCGGCACACCGTTACATGTAGCGTGTGCCAGACAACACTTTGACTGCGCCAAGGTGCTCCTCAATGCAG GGGCGAACGTAAACGCTGCCAAGCTCCACGAGACGGCGCTCCATCACGCAGCCAAAGTAAAGAACGTGGATCTGATCGAGCTGCTCATTGAGTTCGGTGGGAACATATATGCCAGGGACAACCTGGGCAAAAAGCCCATCAACTACACAAGTCAAGGGTCTCCCACCAATATCTGCCTAGAGTTCTATGAAA ATACTCCCCTCAGTCTACAACAGATCAGCAGGATAGCTCTGAGAACAGCACTGGGCAGAAGAGCCCTGGACGACGTGTCCAAACTGGGCTTGCCCAATCGCATCACCTGCTACCTCTCATATCAGCCACCACCAGATCTGGACTTTGACTACTTCTAA